A single window of Melopsittacus undulatus isolate bMelUnd1 chromosome 22, bMelUnd1.mat.Z, whole genome shotgun sequence DNA harbors:
- the FTSJ1 gene encoding tRNA (cytidine(32)/guanosine(34)-2'-O)-methyltransferase isoform X2 yields MGRSSKDKRDIYYRLAKEQGWRARSAFKLLQLDQRFQLFQGVHRAVDLCAAPGSWSQVLSRNLRGTAEAPAQVVAVDLQAMAPLPGVLQIQGDITKASTVQQIQRHFEGHSADLVVCDGAPDVTGLHDLDEYIQAQLLLAALTITTHVLKKGGTFVAKIFRGKDVTLLYAQLRLFFPSVTCAKPRSSRNSSIEAFVVCRDYSPPEGFVPTMENPLLDADLALPPLSGPSRILVPFVACGDLSAYDPDRTYPLQDKAYGALGAAIRNLHSQEEQHLASVRTWLQEDQQDNEFLHQRLKELEEAAELEEAWQQRRQRQEQGLEEVQAQMEQALLARRRGFWHWLLFLLALFLLLAPPFALRCFRGPLPE; encoded by the exons ATGGGCCGCTCGTCCAAGGACAAGCGGGACATCTATTACCGCCTGGCCAAGGAGCAGGGCTGGCGCGCCCGCAGCGCCttcaagctgctgcagctggaccAGCGCTTCCAGCTCTTCCAAG gtgtCCATCGTGCCGTCGATCTCTGCGCAGCGCCTGGGAGCTGGAGCCAGGTGCTGAGCCGCAACCTGAG GGGCACAGCGGAGGCCCCAGCGCAGGTGGTGGCTGTGGATCTCCAGGCCATGGCGCCGCTGCCGGGGGTGCTGCAGATCCAAGGGGACATCACCAAG gCCTCCACAGTGCAGCAGATCCAGCGCCACTTCGAGGGGCACTCAGCCGACCTGGTGGTCTGTGATGGGGCCCCTGATG TGACAGGGCTCCATGACCTGGACGAGTACATCCAGGCTCAGCTCCTATTGGCT GCTCTCACCATCACCACACACGTCCTGAAGAAGGGGGGCACCTTCGTGGCTAAA ATCTTCCGGGGTAAGGATGTGACCCTGCTCTATGCCCAACTGCGCCTGTTCTTCCCCAGCGTCACCTGCGCCAAGCCCCGCAGCAGCCGCAACTCCAGCATCG AGGCCTTTGTGGTTTGCCGGGATTACAGCCCCCCCGAGGGCTTTGTGCCCACCATGGAGAACCCCTTGCTTGATGCTG acctGGCCCTGCCCCCGCTCTCGGGCCCCTCCCGCATCCTCGTCCCCTTTGTGGCCTGTGGGGACCTGAGCGCCTACGACCCCGACCGCACCTACCCACTGCAG GACAAGGCCTATGGGGCTCTGGGCGCTGCCATAAGGAACCTCCACAGCCAG gaggagcagcattTGGCCTCAGTGAGGACGTGGCTGCAGGAGGACCAACAGGACAATGAG TTCCTGCATCAgcggctgaaggagctggaggaggcagcagagctggaagaggCCTG GCAGCAGCggaggcagaggcaggagcagggcctggaggaGGTGCAGGCGCAGATG GAGCAGGCGCTGCTGGCGCGGAGACGTGGCTTCTGGCACTGGCTGCT GTTCCTGCTCGCGCTGTTCCTGCTCCTGGCCCCGCCCTTCGCCCTCCGCTGCTTCCGGGGGCCACTTCCGGAATGA
- the LOC117437394 gene encoding 5-aminolevulinate synthase, erythroid-specific, mitochondrial-like isoform X1: MGQVMGQAMGCCPPTLPLPHSTMAALLRCPILARHPWLARALVTAPPQPHPGDTSRGSHCPFMDLGGDPPFVQRAPPEVQEDVTPPETAPLDWLMELMETPKEAPPERALEDNLPDGAFPYTALLESRLAALRSTHAYRVFTAVRRRAEAPPLALGGAPQRPLQLWCSNDYLGMSRHPAVLRAARAALSAHGLGSGGTRNLSGTSPVHEALELSLAQLHQQPQALLFGSCFSANDTGLGTLLRVLPGCEVFSDAGNHASIIQGILRSGAPKRLFRHNDPEHLGELLARSPPGTPKIVAFESVHSMDGSIAPLSELCDVAHAHGALTFVDEVHAVGLYGARGAGIAERDRVLHKVDIVAGTLGKAVGAVGGYLAGPAPLVDAVRSLGAGFIFTTSLPPAVAAGALAALRVLAGAEGRALRRALQRHARYLRELLRDRRLPVRACASHIVPLPVGDALAAQRLTQVLLQHHGLYVQAVNYPTVPRGEELLRLVPTPHHSPAMMENLADRLSQCWEALGLPREAPPGSSCSSCRRPLHWALMSDWERRHFQGEAVPVGA; encoded by the exons atggggcaggttatggggcaggctatggggtgCTGCCCCCCaacccttcccctgccccatagcactaTGGCTGCCCTCTTGCGCTGCCCCATCTTGGCCCGGCACCCATGGCTGGCCCGAGCCCTCGTCAccgcccccccccagccccatccag gTGACACCTCCCGGGGCTCCCATTGCCCCTTCATGGATCTGGGGGGGGACCCCCCCTTTGTCCAACGAGCGCCCCCCGAGGTGCAGGAGGACGTGACCCCCCCCGAGACAG cccccctgGATTGGctgatggagctgatggagaCCCCCAAGGAGGCCCCCCCGGAGAGGGCGCTGGAGGACAACCTGCCTG ATGGCGCCTTCCCGTACACGGCGCTGCTGGAGTCCCGCCTGGCCGCTCTGCGCAGCACGCATGCGTACCGCGTGTTCACGGCCGTGCGCAGGCGCGCTGAGGCCCCGCCCCTGGCGCTCGGGGGCGCCCCCCAGCGGCCGCTGCAGCTCTGGTGCTCCAATGACTACCTGGGGATGAGCAGACACCCGGCGGTGCTGAGGGCGGCCAG GGCAGCGCTCTCAGCTCACGGGCTGGGCTCCGGGGGCACCAGGAACCTGTCGGGGACGTCTCCAGTTCATGAGGCTCTAGAGCTGAGTCTGGCTCAGCTGCACCAGCAGCCTCAGGCTCTGCTGTTCGGGTCCTGCTTCAGCGCCAACGACACCGGCCTGGGGACCCTGCTGAGGGTGCTGCCGG GCTGTGAGGTGTTCTCGGACGCAGGGAATCACGCCTCCATCATCCAGGGCATCCTCCGCTCCGGAGCCCCCAAGCGCCTGTTCCGCCACAATGACCCCGAGCACCTGGGGGAGCTCCTGGCTCGCAGCCCCCCCGGGACCCCCAAGATCGTGGCCTTCGAGTCCGTGCACTCCATGGatg GCTCCATCGCCCCCCTGAGCGAGCTCTGTGACGTCGCCCATGCCCATGGGGCCCTGACCTTCGTGGATGAGGTCCATgctgtggggctctatggggcgcgTGGGGCTGGCATCGCTGAGCGCGACCGTGTACTCCATAAGGTGGACATCGTGGCCGGAACCTTGG GCAAGGCGGTGGGCGCAGTGGGCGGGTACCTggcaggccccgcccccctgGTGGACGCGGTGCGCTCGCTGGGGGCGGGGTTCATCTTCACGACGTCACTTCCGCCGGCCGTGGCCGCGGGCGCGCTCGCGGCGCTGCGCGTGCTCGCGGGGGCCGAGGGGCGCGCGCTCCGGCGCGCTCTGCAGCGGCACGCGCGCTACCTGCGGGAGCTGCTGCGCGACCGCCGCCTGCCCGTGCGCGCATGCGCCAGCCACATCGTGCCGCTGCCG GTCGGTGACGCTCTGGCCGCTCAGCGCCTGACCCAGGTGCTGCTCCAGCATCATGGCCTATACGTGCAGGCTGTGAACTACCCCACAGTGCCACGGGGGGAGGAGCTGCTGCGTCTGGTGCCCACCCCACACCACAGCCCTGCCATGATGGAGAACCTGGCTG
- the FTSJ1 gene encoding tRNA (cytidine(32)/guanosine(34)-2'-O)-methyltransferase isoform X1, with protein sequence MGRSSKDKRDIYYRLAKEQGWRARSAFKLLQLDQRFQLFQGVHRAVDLCAAPGSWSQVLSRNLRGTAEAPAQVVAVDLQAMAPLPGVLQIQGDITKASTVQQIQRHFEGHSADLVVCDGAPDVTGLHDLDEYIQAQLLLAALTITTHVLKKGGTFVAKIFRGKDVTLLYAQLRLFFPSVTCAKPRSSRNSSIEAFVVCRDYSPPEGFVPTMENPLLDADLALPPLSGPSRILVPFVACGDLSAYDPDRTYPLQDKAYGALGAAIRNLHSQEEQHLASVRTWLQEDQQDNEFLHQRLKELEEAAELEEAWSRRCWRGDVASGTGCCSCSRCSCSWPRPSPSAASGGHFRNEPGRRHLGHRHFRFRGWGLCRAAAAPWGSMVMTSPEVSSISDVTEAMMSAPLLKLPPPRGHPRVTVQRSNVPERECGRTGVKVQISASRHAPSLSHAPSP encoded by the exons ATGGGCCGCTCGTCCAAGGACAAGCGGGACATCTATTACCGCCTGGCCAAGGAGCAGGGCTGGCGCGCCCGCAGCGCCttcaagctgctgcagctggaccAGCGCTTCCAGCTCTTCCAAG gtgtCCATCGTGCCGTCGATCTCTGCGCAGCGCCTGGGAGCTGGAGCCAGGTGCTGAGCCGCAACCTGAG GGGCACAGCGGAGGCCCCAGCGCAGGTGGTGGCTGTGGATCTCCAGGCCATGGCGCCGCTGCCGGGGGTGCTGCAGATCCAAGGGGACATCACCAAG gCCTCCACAGTGCAGCAGATCCAGCGCCACTTCGAGGGGCACTCAGCCGACCTGGTGGTCTGTGATGGGGCCCCTGATG TGACAGGGCTCCATGACCTGGACGAGTACATCCAGGCTCAGCTCCTATTGGCT GCTCTCACCATCACCACACACGTCCTGAAGAAGGGGGGCACCTTCGTGGCTAAA ATCTTCCGGGGTAAGGATGTGACCCTGCTCTATGCCCAACTGCGCCTGTTCTTCCCCAGCGTCACCTGCGCCAAGCCCCGCAGCAGCCGCAACTCCAGCATCG AGGCCTTTGTGGTTTGCCGGGATTACAGCCCCCCCGAGGGCTTTGTGCCCACCATGGAGAACCCCTTGCTTGATGCTG acctGGCCCTGCCCCCGCTCTCGGGCCCCTCCCGCATCCTCGTCCCCTTTGTGGCCTGTGGGGACCTGAGCGCCTACGACCCCGACCGCACCTACCCACTGCAG GACAAGGCCTATGGGGCTCTGGGCGCTGCCATAAGGAACCTCCACAGCCAG gaggagcagcattTGGCCTCAGTGAGGACGTGGCTGCAGGAGGACCAACAGGACAATGAG TTCCTGCATCAgcggctgaaggagctggaggaggcagcagagctggaagaggCCTG GAGCAGGCGCTGCTGGCGCGGAGACGTGGCTTCTGGCACTGGCTGCT GTTCCTGCTCGCGCTGTTCCTGCTCCTGGCCCCGCCCTTCGCCCTCCGCTGCTTCCGGGGGCCACTTCCGGAATGAGCCtgggcgccgccatcttggacATCGGCACTTCCGGTTCCGGGGGTGGGGCTTGTGTAGAGCGGCCGCGGCTCCATGGGGTTCTATGGTGATGACGTCACCGGAAGTCAGCTCCATCTCTGACGTCACAGAGGCCATGATGTCAGCCCCTTTATTAAagcttccccccccccggggTCACCCGAGGGTCACAGTGCAAAGGTCAAATGTCCCTGAGAGAGAGTGTGGCAGAACAGGGGTCAAAGTGCAAATAAGTGCCTCACGCCACGCCCCCTCCCttagccacgccccctccccttAG
- the LOC117437394 gene encoding 5-aminolevulinate synthase, erythroid-specific, mitochondrial-like isoform X2, giving the protein MAALLRCPILARHPWLARALVTAPPQPHPGDTSRGSHCPFMDLGGDPPFVQRAPPEVQEDVTPPETAPLDWLMELMETPKEAPPERALEDNLPDGAFPYTALLESRLAALRSTHAYRVFTAVRRRAEAPPLALGGAPQRPLQLWCSNDYLGMSRHPAVLRAARAALSAHGLGSGGTRNLSGTSPVHEALELSLAQLHQQPQALLFGSCFSANDTGLGTLLRVLPGCEVFSDAGNHASIIQGILRSGAPKRLFRHNDPEHLGELLARSPPGTPKIVAFESVHSMDGSIAPLSELCDVAHAHGALTFVDEVHAVGLYGARGAGIAERDRVLHKVDIVAGTLGKAVGAVGGYLAGPAPLVDAVRSLGAGFIFTTSLPPAVAAGALAALRVLAGAEGRALRRALQRHARYLRELLRDRRLPVRACASHIVPLPVGDALAAQRLTQVLLQHHGLYVQAVNYPTVPRGEELLRLVPTPHHSPAMMENLADRLSQCWEALGLPREAPPGSSCSSCRRPLHWALMSDWERRHFQGEAVPVGA; this is encoded by the exons aTGGCTGCCCTCTTGCGCTGCCCCATCTTGGCCCGGCACCCATGGCTGGCCCGAGCCCTCGTCAccgcccccccccagccccatccag gTGACACCTCCCGGGGCTCCCATTGCCCCTTCATGGATCTGGGGGGGGACCCCCCCTTTGTCCAACGAGCGCCCCCCGAGGTGCAGGAGGACGTGACCCCCCCCGAGACAG cccccctgGATTGGctgatggagctgatggagaCCCCCAAGGAGGCCCCCCCGGAGAGGGCGCTGGAGGACAACCTGCCTG ATGGCGCCTTCCCGTACACGGCGCTGCTGGAGTCCCGCCTGGCCGCTCTGCGCAGCACGCATGCGTACCGCGTGTTCACGGCCGTGCGCAGGCGCGCTGAGGCCCCGCCCCTGGCGCTCGGGGGCGCCCCCCAGCGGCCGCTGCAGCTCTGGTGCTCCAATGACTACCTGGGGATGAGCAGACACCCGGCGGTGCTGAGGGCGGCCAG GGCAGCGCTCTCAGCTCACGGGCTGGGCTCCGGGGGCACCAGGAACCTGTCGGGGACGTCTCCAGTTCATGAGGCTCTAGAGCTGAGTCTGGCTCAGCTGCACCAGCAGCCTCAGGCTCTGCTGTTCGGGTCCTGCTTCAGCGCCAACGACACCGGCCTGGGGACCCTGCTGAGGGTGCTGCCGG GCTGTGAGGTGTTCTCGGACGCAGGGAATCACGCCTCCATCATCCAGGGCATCCTCCGCTCCGGAGCCCCCAAGCGCCTGTTCCGCCACAATGACCCCGAGCACCTGGGGGAGCTCCTGGCTCGCAGCCCCCCCGGGACCCCCAAGATCGTGGCCTTCGAGTCCGTGCACTCCATGGatg GCTCCATCGCCCCCCTGAGCGAGCTCTGTGACGTCGCCCATGCCCATGGGGCCCTGACCTTCGTGGATGAGGTCCATgctgtggggctctatggggcgcgTGGGGCTGGCATCGCTGAGCGCGACCGTGTACTCCATAAGGTGGACATCGTGGCCGGAACCTTGG GCAAGGCGGTGGGCGCAGTGGGCGGGTACCTggcaggccccgcccccctgGTGGACGCGGTGCGCTCGCTGGGGGCGGGGTTCATCTTCACGACGTCACTTCCGCCGGCCGTGGCCGCGGGCGCGCTCGCGGCGCTGCGCGTGCTCGCGGGGGCCGAGGGGCGCGCGCTCCGGCGCGCTCTGCAGCGGCACGCGCGCTACCTGCGGGAGCTGCTGCGCGACCGCCGCCTGCCCGTGCGCGCATGCGCCAGCCACATCGTGCCGCTGCCG GTCGGTGACGCTCTGGCCGCTCAGCGCCTGACCCAGGTGCTGCTCCAGCATCATGGCCTATACGTGCAGGCTGTGAACTACCCCACAGTGCCACGGGGGGAGGAGCTGCTGCGTCTGGTGCCCACCCCACACCACAGCCCTGCCATGATGGAGAACCTGGCTG